The Tenrec ecaudatus isolate mTenEca1 chromosome 6, mTenEca1.hap1, whole genome shotgun sequence genome has a window encoding:
- the LOC142451198 gene encoding small ribosomal subunit protein uS8-like yields the protein MVRMNVLADALKSINNAEKRGKRQVLIRPCSKVIVRFLTVMMKHGHIGEFEIIDDHRAGKIVVNLTGRLNKCGVISLRFDVQLKDLEKWQNNLLPSRQFGFIVLTTSAGIMDHEEAR from the coding sequence ATGGTGCGCATGAACGTCCTGGCCGACGCTCTCAAGAGCATCAATAATGCCGAGAAGAGAGGCAAGCGCCAGGTTCTCATTAGGCCATGCTCCAAGGTCATTGTCCGGTTTCTTACTGTGATGATGAAGCACGGCCACATTGGTGAATTTGAAATCATTGATGACCACAGAGCTGGGAAAATTGTAGTGAACCTCACGGGCAGATTAAACAAGTGTGGAGTGATCAGCCTTAGATTTGATGTGCAGCTCAAAGATCTAGAAAAGTGGCAGAACAACCTGCTCCCTTCCCGGCAGTTCGGTTTCATCGTGCTGACGACCTCCGCCGGCATCATGGACCATGAGGAAGCCAGGTGA